In the genome of Gloeotrichia echinulata CP02, one region contains:
- the ispF gene encoding 2-C-methyl-D-erythritol 2,4-cyclodiphosphate synthase, with protein MTNDKMNIRIGNGYDIHRLVSDRDLILGGVKIAHELGLLGHSDADVLTHAIMDAMLGALSLGDIGHYFPPSDPQWAGSDSLVLLTQVHQLIRDRGWQIGNIDSVVVAERPKLKPHILKMRDKLATVLQLQPDQIGIKATTNEKLGPVGREEGICAYAVVLLVAAD; from the coding sequence ATGACCAATGACAAAATGAATATTCGTATTGGTAACGGCTACGACATCCACCGACTGGTGAGCGATCGCGATTTGATTTTAGGCGGAGTTAAAATTGCCCATGAACTGGGTTTGTTGGGACATAGTGACGCTGATGTTTTGACCCACGCGATTATGGACGCCATGTTGGGCGCACTATCCTTGGGGGATATTGGTCATTATTTTCCTCCTAGTGACCCCCAATGGGCAGGATCTGATAGTTTGGTGTTATTAACACAAGTACATCAACTAATTCGCGATCGCGGTTGGCAAATTGGCAATATTGATTCTGTAGTAGTAGCAGAACGTCCCAAATTGAAACCCCATATTCTAAAAATGCGCGACAAGCTCGCTACTGTTTTACAATTACAACCTGATCAAATTGGCATTAAAGCTACCACCAACGAAAAATTAGGCCCCGTGGGACGGGAAGAAGGTATATGTGCTTATGCTGTTGTCTTGTTGGTAGCGGCTGATTAA
- a CDS encoding ABC transporter substrate-binding protein, which yields MKIPRILSAIKSIRLPIIITLVISLTLVACNPASFTKAEAQVPQLVTSILSDPKTFNFALSSESPNIFGLTSEGLINENYETGKVEPALAESWQISDDKLKIVFTIRDNLKWSDGQPLTVDDVVFTYNDIYLNEAIPTDARDGMRIGESRKLPTVKKIDNRRVEFTVPEPFAPFLRSATGYPILPAHALRESVTTKDKEGKPKFLSKWGVDTPPDQLIVNGPYQLERYDTSQRVVFRRNPYYWRKDANKKAQPYIEKIVWQIVESTDTSLLQFRSAGLDTVGVSPDYFSLLKTQEKQGNFKIYNGGPGSGTSFLIFNLNKGKREGKPLINPIKSRWFNTVEFRQAVAYAIDRQTMINNTFRGLGQPQDSPISVQSPYYFSAKEGLKVYNYNPAKAKELLLKAGFKYDQKNQLIDAEGNHVRFTLLTNAGNKIREAMGSQIKRDLSQIGIQVDFTPLAWNTYTDKLSNTLDWEASLLGLTGGLEPNDGANVWSPEGGLHMFNQKPQAGEKQLEGREVAPWEAEIGKLYIQGARELDEAKRKAIYAETQKLAQEYLPFIHLVNAYSLSAVRNRFEGIKFSALGGAFWNIYEIKITK from the coding sequence ATGAAAATTCCTAGGATATTGTCGGCAATTAAAAGTATTCGCTTACCAATAATTATAACTTTGGTAATATCACTAACACTAGTCGCCTGCAACCCAGCCAGCTTCACCAAAGCCGAGGCTCAAGTACCCCAATTAGTTACTAGCATCCTCAGCGATCCTAAAACATTTAACTTTGCTCTCAGTTCCGAATCTCCTAATATTTTTGGTTTGACATCCGAAGGATTAATAAATGAAAACTACGAAACGGGCAAAGTTGAGCCAGCCTTAGCAGAATCTTGGCAAATTTCTGATGATAAATTAAAGATTGTTTTTACCATACGGGACAATTTAAAATGGTCTGATGGACAACCACTGACAGTAGATGATGTGGTGTTTACCTACAATGATATTTACCTCAACGAAGCGATTCCCACAGACGCCAGAGATGGAATGCGAATTGGTGAAAGTCGGAAATTACCAACTGTGAAAAAAATCGATAATCGCCGCGTTGAATTTACTGTCCCAGAACCCTTTGCTCCCTTTCTACGTAGCGCTACTGGCTACCCAATTTTACCAGCCCATGCGCTGCGAGAATCTGTCACCACAAAAGACAAAGAGGGGAAGCCAAAATTTTTGAGCAAATGGGGCGTTGATACTCCACCAGATCAACTAATTGTTAATGGTCCTTATCAGCTAGAGCGTTATGATACCAGTCAACGGGTAGTTTTTCGACGCAACCCCTACTACTGGCGCAAAGATGCTAATAAGAAAGCCCAGCCTTATATTGAAAAAATAGTTTGGCAAATTGTGGAATCAACAGATACATCCTTGCTGCAATTCCGTTCTGCTGGGTTAGATACTGTGGGGGTGTCACCAGACTATTTTTCTTTGCTGAAGACGCAAGAAAAGCAAGGTAATTTCAAAATTTACAATGGTGGCCCTGGTTCTGGTACAAGTTTTTTAATCTTTAATTTGAATAAAGGTAAAAGAGAAGGTAAGCCACTAATAAATCCAATCAAATCACGTTGGTTTAATACTGTAGAATTTCGTCAAGCAGTCGCCTATGCGATTGACCGACAAACGATGATAAATAACACATTTCGTGGCTTGGGTCAACCGCAGGATTCGCCGATTTCTGTACAAAGCCCCTATTATTTTTCAGCCAAGGAAGGACTAAAAGTCTACAATTATAATCCAGCCAAAGCGAAGGAACTGCTACTCAAAGCAGGGTTTAAGTACGATCAAAAAAATCAGCTAATAGATGCTGAAGGAAACCATGTTCGCTTTACTTTGCTGACAAATGCTGGGAATAAGATTCGGGAAGCAATGGGGTCACAAATTAAACGAGATTTGAGCCAAATTGGTATTCAAGTAGATTTCACCCCACTCGCTTGGAATACATATACAGATAAACTTTCTAACACGTTAGATTGGGAAGCTTCTTTGCTGGGTTTGACTGGCGGGTTAGAACCAAATGATGGAGCTAATGTCTGGTCTCCTGAAGGGGGATTACATATGTTTAATCAAAAACCCCAAGCGGGAGAAAAGCAGCTTGAGGGGAGAGAAGTTGCTCCTTGGGAAGCAGAAATTGGTAAACTTTACATTCAAGGCGCAAGGGAATTAGACGAAGCTAAACGAAAAGCAATTTATGCTGAAACTCAAAAATTGGCTCAAGAATATTTACCATTTATTCACCTAGTTAACGCCTATTCCCTGTCAGCTGTACGTAATCGCTTTGAAGGGATTAAATTCTCTGCCCTTGGTGGTGCATTTTGGAACATTTATGAAATTAAAATCACTAAATAG
- the larB gene encoding nickel pincer cofactor biosynthesis protein LarB, whose product MTQPQALRSLLEAVANGKVTPDVALDSLKDLAYESVGEFAKIDHHRTLRTGFPEVIWGPGKTPTQIAQIMEVMRHRNPVVMATRIEPAVYAALQPKVRGLRYYELARICAIIPPEIEPQFGGEIGILSAGTADLPVAEEAAVTAELAGLRVQRLWDVGVAGIHRLLSNRHLIESASVLIVVAGMEGALPSVVAGLADCPVIAVPTSIGYGASFGGLAPLLTMLNSCAAGVGVVNIDNGFGAAVLAGQILRTAEKLRLPSPTL is encoded by the coding sequence GTGACTCAACCCCAAGCTTTGCGATCGCTCCTCGAAGCGGTGGCTAATGGTAAAGTAACCCCAGATGTAGCATTAGACTCACTCAAAGACTTAGCCTATGAGTCAGTAGGTGAGTTTGCCAAAATTGACCACCATCGTACCCTGCGAACAGGGTTCCCAGAGGTAATTTGGGGACCGGGGAAAACTCCCACTCAAATTGCTCAAATTATGGAGGTAATGCGCCACCGCAACCCGGTAGTAATGGCGACGCGCATTGAACCCGCTGTTTATGCTGCATTACAACCCAAGGTGAGAGGTTTACGCTATTACGAATTGGCGCGAATTTGTGCCATTATCCCCCCTGAGATAGAACCACAGTTTGGGGGTGAAATTGGTATTCTTTCTGCTGGTACTGCTGATTTACCCGTCGCCGAAGAAGCTGCAGTCACGGCTGAACTCGCTGGTTTGCGGGTACAGCGCCTCTGGGATGTCGGCGTCGCGGGGATTCACCGCCTATTAAGTAACCGTCATTTGATCGAATCAGCATCAGTTTTGATTGTTGTAGCGGGAATGGAAGGCGCATTACCCAGCGTTGTTGCTGGTTTGGCGGATTGTCCGGTGATTGCTGTTCCTACTAGTATCGGTTATGGCGCCAGTTTTGGCGGATTAGCACCTTTATTGACAATGCTCAACTCATGTGCTGCAGGAGTCGGGGTAGTAAATATTGATAACGGTTTTGGTGCTGCGGTCTTAGCAGGACAAATTTTGCGGACAGCCGAGAAATTGCGGTTGCCATCACCTACATTATGA
- the argH gene encoding argininosuccinate lyase yields the protein MTEKQTWSQRFESALHPAIARFNASIGFDIELIEYDLTGSQAHAKMLAHTGIISPAEGEQLVAGLEQIRQEYRQGKFQPGIDAEDVHFAVERRLTEIVGAVGKKLHTARSRNDQVGTDTRLYLRDQIEQIRCKLREFQTVLLDIAENNVETLIPGYTHLQRAQPLSLAHHLLAYFQMAQRDWERLGDVYRRVNISPLGCGALAGTTFPIDRHYTAELLHFDSVYANSLDGVSDRDFAIEFLCAASLIMVHLSRLSEEVILWSSEEFRFITLKDSCATGSSIMPQKKNPDVPELVRGKTGRVFGHLQAMLVIMKGLPLAYNKDLQEDKEALFDSVNTVKASLEAMTILLREGLEFRSQRLNTAVTEDFSNATDVADYLSARGVPFREAYNLVGKVVKTSIAAGKLLKDLTLEEWQQLHPAFAADIYEAISPRTVVAARNSYGGTGFVQVNKALLVARTALGTGE from the coding sequence ATGACCGAAAAACAAACTTGGAGCCAGCGGTTTGAATCAGCATTGCATCCAGCGATCGCTCGTTTTAATGCCAGTATAGGTTTTGACATTGAATTAATAGAATATGACCTCACTGGTTCCCAAGCTCATGCGAAAATGTTGGCTCATACTGGCATTATTTCACCAGCAGAAGGAGAGCAACTAGTAGCAGGTTTAGAACAAATTCGTCAAGAATATCGTCAAGGCAAATTTCAGCCGGGGATTGATGCTGAAGATGTACATTTTGCTGTGGAAAGGCGATTGACGGAAATTGTTGGGGCTGTAGGTAAGAAACTACATACGGCGCGATCGCGTAATGATCAAGTTGGTACTGATACCCGTCTCTACCTTCGTGACCAAATTGAACAAATCCGCTGCAAATTGCGGGAATTTCAAACTGTTTTACTAGATATCGCTGAAAATAACGTTGAAACGCTGATTCCTGGCTATACCCATCTACAACGCGCTCAACCTTTAAGTTTAGCCCACCACCTCCTGGCATATTTTCAGATGGCGCAACGGGACTGGGAACGCCTGGGAGATGTGTATCGCCGGGTAAATATCTCCCCTTTGGGCTGCGGCGCCTTGGCGGGAACGACTTTCCCGATAGACCGCCATTACACAGCCGAACTATTGCATTTTGACAGCGTTTATGCTAATAGCCTCGACGGAGTGAGCGATCGCGACTTTGCGATTGAATTTCTCTGTGCTGCCAGTCTGATTATGGTTCACCTGAGCCGACTTTCGGAAGAAGTAATTCTTTGGTCATCGGAAGAATTTCGTTTTATCACCCTCAAAGATAGCTGTGCCACTGGTTCCAGTATTATGCCCCAAAAGAAAAACCCCGATGTACCAGAATTGGTCAGGGGAAAAACAGGGCGGGTATTTGGTCATCTCCAAGCGATGTTGGTGATTATGAAGGGGCTACCCCTGGCATATAACAAAGACCTGCAAGAAGACAAAGAAGCTTTATTTGACAGCGTTAACACGGTCAAAGCCTCTCTAGAAGCAATGACAATTTTACTGCGAGAAGGTTTAGAATTTCGCAGTCAACGCCTAAACACAGCCGTCACAGAAGATTTTTCCAATGCTACCGATGTAGCAGATTATTTATCAGCCAGAGGTGTACCTTTCCGAGAAGCTTACAATCTCGTGGGTAAAGTCGTGAAAACGAGTATTGCTGCCGGTAAACTCCTCAAGGATTTAACATTGGAAGAGTGGCAACAACTACATCCAGCCTTTGCTGCCGATATTTATGAAGCGATATCCCCCCGTACAGTTGTCGCCGCCCGTAACAGCTACGGTGGTACTGGCTTTGTACAGGTGAATAAAGCACTCCTTGTCGCCCGGACTGCACTGGGGACTGGGGAGTAG
- a CDS encoding NUDIX hydrolase produces the protein MKVLGLFTASFESTRSFWRFGQTVLGMIFRHPITGTSIIPILPDGEIVLIRRRDNGCWALPGGMVDWGEDIPNTVRRELLEETGLELVKIRRLVGVYSAPDRDPRIHSICIVVEAEVQGTMEVQDTLEVAEIQAFPVNALPQGSMSHDHSQQLQDYLNGLTTLA, from the coding sequence TTGAAAGTTCTTGGTTTGTTTACGGCTTCTTTTGAGTCCACACGTAGCTTCTGGCGTTTTGGACAAACTGTATTGGGTATGATCTTCCGTCATCCCATTACTGGCACTAGCATAATTCCGATTTTACCCGATGGTGAGATTGTGCTGATTCGGCGGCGCGACAATGGTTGTTGGGCTTTGCCAGGAGGTATGGTGGACTGGGGAGAGGATATTCCGAATACAGTCCGTCGGGAATTGTTGGAAGAAACTGGACTGGAGTTAGTGAAAATTCGACGTTTAGTCGGAGTTTATTCTGCACCAGACCGCGATCCCAGAATCCACTCGATTTGTATTGTTGTGGAAGCGGAAGTGCAAGGGACAATGGAAGTTCAGGATACTTTAGAAGTTGCTGAAATTCAGGCTTTTCCTGTTAACGCCCTTCCTCAAGGATCGATGTCTCATGACCACTCTCAACAGTTGCAAGACTATTTAAATGGTTTGACCACACTGGCGTAA
- a CDS encoding alpha/beta hydrolase, translating to MDTLFYNSRRKLSQGLIFWREAGKGIPIILLHGAWNDSSQWVSVIESLSHNFHCFAPDLLGFGESENPNIHYSIDLQVECLAEFLQALKLERVYLVGHSLGGWIAASYALKYPEQVEGLVLLSPEGVEIEGQEKHWQKMQRLVTQSRFITKLVKLLLPLAKILGLHEKIEQDFRLRQVLLEYPTACQLLFQRKKPEIAAEFLQNRLFLMIAPVLILQGGQDTPETLAKSRTYAQLIPKAELKIIAHAANDSLESSPGLVATDIQDFITE from the coding sequence ATGGATACACTATTTTATAACTCCCGCAGAAAGCTTTCTCAAGGGCTAATATTCTGGCGTGAAGCTGGTAAAGGAATTCCTATTATTTTATTACATGGTGCTTGGAATGATAGCAGTCAATGGGTATCAGTAATTGAATCGCTATCGCACAATTTCCATTGCTTTGCACCAGATTTATTAGGATTTGGTGAGTCGGAAAATCCTAATATCCACTACTCAATTGATTTACAAGTTGAGTGTTTAGCTGAGTTTCTGCAAGCCTTGAAGTTAGAAAGAGTCTATTTAGTAGGACATTCTTTAGGAGGCTGGATTGCTGCTAGCTATGCTTTGAAATATCCAGAACAAGTTGAGGGTTTAGTATTATTGTCTCCTGAAGGCGTAGAAATAGAAGGACAAGAAAAGCATTGGCAAAAAATGCAGCGATTAGTAACGCAATCACGGTTTATTACTAAATTGGTGAAACTGTTGCTACCCTTGGCTAAAATCCTGGGATTGCATGAAAAAATTGAACAAGACTTTCGACTACGCCAGGTACTTTTAGAATACCCCACAGCTTGTCAGTTACTCTTCCAAAGGAAAAAGCCGGAAATCGCCGCAGAATTCCTCCAAAATCGATTGTTTTTAATGATAGCTCCAGTTTTAATTTTGCAAGGTGGTCAAGACACACCAGAAACTTTAGCTAAAAGTCGGACTTACGCTCAATTAATTCCCAAGGCTGAATTAAAAATTATCGCCCATGCTGCAAATGATTCACTAGAATCTTCCCCTGGGCTTGTGGCTACTGATATTCAGGATTTTATTACAGAGTAA
- a CDS encoding pantothenate kinase yields MKPHNDQRRQQNIWLALEIGNSRLHWALFIDTTLDCTWDTDHLSESVIQQLSQSHTLDDFLPHKSSGGVGKFVTGGQVLASELETSGSELETSGSEHETSGSEHETSGSEHETSGSELETSGSELETSGSELETSGSELETSGSEHETSHSPIPIFLASVVPSQTALWQNYPHVRVINLDQIPLQSVYPTLGIDRALALWGAGKTWGFPMLVIDAGTAMTFTGADANQCLVGGAILPGLGLQLATLGQNTGQLPVLEIGNFASLPPRFALNTAEAIQSGVIYTVIAGIKDFIVAWWDLFPSGNIAIKGGDRTLLLNYLQTLYPEIATRLIVEPNLIFWGMREIVRS; encoded by the coding sequence GTGAAACCGCACAACGACCAACGACGCCAACAGAATATCTGGCTAGCCTTAGAAATTGGTAATTCTCGGTTACATTGGGCGTTGTTTATTGATACAACCCTTGACTGTACTTGGGATACAGACCATCTATCTGAGTCGGTCATACAACAATTGTCTCAATCTCACACACTCGATGATTTTCTACCGCACAAGAGTAGTGGGGGAGTGGGGAAGTTTGTCACTGGGGGACAAGTTTTGGCTTCGGAACTCGAAACTTCAGGTTCGGAACTCGAAACTTCAGGTTCGGAACACGAAACTTCAGGTTCTGAACACGAAACTTCAGGTTCGGAACACGAAACTTCAGGTTCGGAACTCGAAACTTCAGGTTCGGAACTCGAAACTTCAGGTTCGGAACTCGAAACTTCAGGTTCGGAACTCGAAACTTCAGGTTCGGAACACGAAACTTCACATTCCCCTATCCCCATCTTCCTCGCCTCAGTGGTTCCGAGTCAAACAGCACTTTGGCAAAATTATCCTCATGTGCGCGTTATTAACTTAGATCAAATACCCCTCCAGAGCGTTTATCCGACTCTGGGAATTGACCGCGCCTTAGCTTTGTGGGGTGCTGGAAAGACTTGGGGTTTTCCCATGCTGGTGATTGATGCTGGAACAGCAATGACTTTTACTGGTGCGGATGCTAACCAATGTTTAGTAGGGGGCGCAATTTTACCAGGATTAGGTTTGCAATTGGCGACACTCGGTCAAAACACCGGACAATTACCAGTGTTAGAGATAGGAAATTTCGCCTCTTTACCACCACGCTTTGCGCTGAACACCGCAGAAGCAATTCAAAGTGGCGTGATTTACACCGTAATAGCTGGAATCAAAGATTTTATTGTAGCTTGGTGGGACTTATTTCCTAGTGGGAATATTGCGATTAAAGGAGGCGATCGCACTTTATTATTAAACTATCTCCAAACTTTGTACCCTGAAATTGCCACCCGTTTAATTGTGGAACCCAATTTAATTTTTTGGGGAATGCGGGAAATAGTTAGGAGTTAG
- a CDS encoding diflavin flavoprotein: protein MVALTERIEKRLTIQTVDIAEDTTAIRSLDWDRDRFDIEFGLQNGTTYNSFLIRGEQTALVDTSHEKFRQLYFDTLTGLINPQDIDYLIISHTEPDHSGLVKDMLQLVPDITVVGSKVAIQFLEDLVHQPFKRRIVKNGDKLDLGNGHEFEFVIAPNLHWPDTIFSFDHKTQTLYTCDAFGLHYCSDSIFDDDLAAIEEDFHYYYDCLMGPNARSVLSALKRMGELKKIAMIATGHGPLLYHNVEELTGRYRTWSQSQTKAETAVGIFYVFEYGYSDRLAQAIANGIAKTGVAVEIVDLDAAIDLQELRELVGRCAGLVVGMPPSSSNSTAQAALSTVLGSANEKQSIGIFETGGGDDEPTYPLLNKFRALGLHVAFPVIEVRDTPTENIYKGCEEAGTDLGQWVTRDRSIKAMKSLGADLDKALGRISGGLYIITAKKGDVQSAMLASWVSQASFKPLGFSIAVAKDRAIESLMQVGDRFVLNVLEEGNYQKLMKHFLKRFAPGADRFEGVRTQAAQNGTPILTDALAYMECEVISRMDCGDHWAVYSTVYAGRVSNPDSLTAVHHRKVGNHY from the coding sequence ATGGTAGCGCTCACCGAAAGAATTGAAAAAAGGCTCACCATTCAGACTGTAGATATTGCTGAAGACACAACAGCAATTCGTTCATTGGACTGGGATCGCGATCGCTTTGATATTGAGTTCGGTCTGCAAAACGGTACAACCTACAACTCATTTCTGATACGCGGTGAGCAGACTGCTTTGGTGGATACATCTCACGAAAAGTTTCGTCAGCTGTATTTTGATACACTCACCGGACTAATCAATCCACAAGATATTGATTATCTGATTATCAGCCACACTGAGCCAGACCATAGCGGCTTAGTTAAAGATATGTTGCAACTGGTGCCAGATATTACTGTTGTCGGTTCTAAGGTGGCGATTCAATTTCTGGAGGATTTGGTACATCAGCCATTTAAACGGCGGATTGTGAAAAATGGGGACAAATTAGATTTGGGTAATGGTCACGAGTTTGAATTCGTGATCGCACCTAATTTACACTGGCCTGACACCATTTTCAGCTTCGACCACAAAACCCAAACTCTCTACACCTGCGATGCTTTCGGCTTACATTATTGCTCAGATAGCATCTTTGATGACGATTTAGCGGCTATCGAAGAAGACTTTCATTATTATTATGACTGCCTCATGGGACCGAATGCGCGGTCTGTGCTGTCAGCCCTCAAACGTATGGGGGAACTGAAAAAAATTGCCATGATTGCCACCGGTCACGGTCCGTTATTGTACCATAACGTGGAAGAATTAACCGGGCGTTATCGGACTTGGAGCCAAAGTCAAACCAAAGCGGAAACGGCTGTAGGGATATTTTATGTTTTCGAGTATGGGTATAGCGATCGCCTAGCCCAAGCGATCGCCAACGGTATCGCCAAAACTGGTGTAGCTGTAGAAATAGTAGACTTAGACGCCGCCATTGATTTACAAGAATTGCGGGAATTAGTCGGGCGTTGTGCCGGTTTGGTCGTGGGAATGCCTCCAAGCTCTAGTAATTCTACCGCTCAAGCTGCCCTCAGCACCGTTTTAGGGTCTGCAAACGAGAAACAATCTATTGGGATCTTTGAAACAGGGGGTGGTGATGACGAACCCACATATCCCCTATTAAACAAATTCCGCGCCTTGGGGTTACACGTAGCCTTCCCCGTAATTGAGGTCAGAGATACACCCACAGAAAACATCTATAAAGGGTGTGAAGAAGCGGGAACCGACTTAGGACAGTGGGTAACACGCGATCGCAGCATCAAAGCCATGAAATCTTTGGGTGCTGACTTAGACAAAGCATTAGGCAGAATCAGCGGTGGATTATACATCATTACTGCCAAAAAAGGCGATGTTCAAAGTGCGATGTTAGCCTCTTGGGTAAGTCAAGCGAGCTTCAAACCCCTAGGATTTTCCATAGCAGTAGCCAAAGACCGGGCGATAGAATCCTTAATGCAAGTAGGCGATCGCTTCGTGTTAAATGTTTTAGAAGAAGGCAATTATCAAAAACTGATGAAGCACTTCTTAAAACGCTTCGCCCCAGGTGCAGACCGCTTTGAAGGAGTGAGAACCCAAGCAGCCCAAAACGGCACCCCCATCCTCACCGACGCCCTAGCATACATGGAATGCGAAGTCATCAGCCGCATGGATTGTGGCGATCACTGGGCAGTATACAGCACCGTCTACGCCGGACGAGTCTCTAATCCAGATTCCCTGACAGCAGTTCACCACCGCAAAGTGGGGAATCACTATTAA
- a CDS encoding diflavin flavoprotein: MTTNKPRDVQILPIGTDSTILRSRSWARLRFEIEYALAKGTTANSYLIQADKIALIDPPGETFTEIYLAALQRRIDITAIDYVIVGHVNPNRAATLKALLELAPQITFICSNPGAINLRGALENPDLSIIIMRGEETLDLGKGHHLQFIPTPNPRYPDELCTYDPQTEILYTDKFFGAHICGDQVFDEGWESINEDRRYYFDCLMAPHARQVETALDKLIDLPVRMYATGHGPIVRYGLIELTKAYREWSQQQTSADLTVALIYASAYGNTATLAQAIARGITKAGVAVESINCEFADPEEIRAAIENSAGFVMGSPTLGGHAPTPVQTALGIVLSTATNNKLAGVFGSFGWSGEAVDLIESRLKDAGYRFGFDTIRVKFKPNDVTLQLCEEAGTDFAQALKKAKKIRAPKQPATNLEQAVGRIVGSLCVVTAKQGEVSSGMLASWVTQASFSPPGLTIAVAKERAMEPLSHTGNQFVINILAEGKELRKHFMKTFTPGQDRFAGLATEEASNGCKILTGALAYLECSVQSRMEVGDHWLVYATVNDGKVLNQDAVTAVHHRQSANYY, translated from the coding sequence ATGACAACAAATAAACCCCGCGACGTTCAAATATTGCCTATTGGTACAGATTCTACAATACTGCGATCGCGCAGTTGGGCAAGGCTAAGATTTGAAATTGAATACGCCCTGGCTAAGGGAACAACTGCAAATTCTTATTTGATTCAAGCAGATAAAATTGCCCTGATTGACCCACCAGGGGAAACTTTTACGGAAATTTATTTGGCTGCTTTACAGCGACGAATTGATATCACAGCTATTGATTATGTAATAGTTGGTCATGTGAATCCCAACCGCGCCGCTACGTTAAAAGCGCTATTGGAACTAGCGCCACAAATTACTTTTATTTGTTCTAATCCTGGGGCGATAAATTTACGCGGGGCGTTAGAAAACCCCGATTTATCTATTATCATTATGCGGGGAGAAGAAACTCTCGATTTAGGTAAAGGTCATCATTTGCAATTTATTCCTACCCCAAATCCCCGCTATCCAGATGAACTTTGTACCTACGACCCGCAAACAGAAATTCTCTATACAGATAAATTTTTTGGCGCCCATATTTGTGGCGATCAAGTATTTGATGAAGGTTGGGAAAGTATCAACGAAGATCGGCGATATTATTTCGATTGTTTGATGGCGCCCCACGCCCGTCAAGTCGAAACCGCCTTAGATAAATTGATTGATTTACCGGTGCGGATGTACGCTACTGGTCATGGTCCGATAGTGCGCTATGGCTTAATTGAACTAACCAAAGCCTATCGCGAATGGAGCCAACAGCAAACATCTGCTGACTTGACAGTAGCGCTAATTTATGCATCAGCCTATGGAAATACAGCCACCTTAGCCCAGGCGATCGCCCGTGGTATTACCAAAGCTGGCGTTGCGGTAGAATCAATTAACTGCGAATTTGCCGACCCCGAAGAAATCCGGGCGGCTATAGAAAACTCTGCAGGCTTTGTCATGGGTTCCCCGACCCTAGGCGGTCATGCACCCACACCTGTACAAACAGCTTTAGGTATAGTTCTTTCCACCGCTACTAACAATAAACTCGCCGGCGTCTTTGGTTCCTTTGGCTGGAGTGGTGAAGCCGTTGATTTAATTGAAAGCAGACTCAAAGATGCAGGTTACAGATTTGGGTTTGACACCATCCGCGTCAAATTCAAACCCAACGATGTCACCCTCCAACTGTGTGAAGAAGCCGGCACCGATTTTGCCCAAGCCTTGAAAAAAGCCAAAAAAATCCGCGCCCCAAAACAACCAGCCACCAACCTCGAACAAGCCGTAGGGCGAATTGTCGGTTCTCTTTGCGTGGTGACAGCCAAACAAGGCGAGGTATCCAGTGGAATGCTCGCATCTTGGGTAACACAAGCCAGCTTTAGTCCCCCCGGCTTAACAATAGCCGTCGCCAAAGAGCGGGCAATGGAACCCCTATCCCACACAGGAAACCAATTTGTAATTAATATTTTAGCAGAAGGAAAAGAATTGCGGAAGCACTTCATGAAAACCTTCACCCCCGGACAAGACAGATTTGCTGGACTAGCCACCGAAGAAGCCAGCAACGGCTGTAAGATTCTCACTGGCGCCCTAGCATATCTAGAATGTTCCGTACAAAGCCGTATGGAAGTCGGCGATCACTGGCTAGTTTACGCGACTGTCAACGATGGTAAGGTTCTCAATCAAGATGCTGTAACTGCAGTTCATCATCGTCAGTCCGCCAATTATTATTAA